A window from Gossypium raimondii isolate GPD5lz chromosome 7, ASM2569854v1, whole genome shotgun sequence encodes these proteins:
- the LOC105791622 gene encoding UDP-glycosyltransferase 76E2 → MFQITCHTRTSKETGKKMEKQQKSSHLVLVMLPFQGHMTPMLQLASILHSKGFSITIVHPELNSPNPSNHPEFTFVSIPDKLTESQLSDKNVTGLVWSLNKTCPVPLRQCLEKILHSHHHIAALIYDTQMYCAQTIADDLGLPGITLRTSAATTLLLYPVFSQLDEEDFMSEIKSPELQALHLQRLRGLLSQNPAKEMMEIRVELTNALKSSLAIIVNSMEFLELEALSKVKQYFPAPIITIGPLHKLAPAICSSLFTEEDKCISWLNKQAPKSVIYVSLGSMASIDRQELIEIAWGLSNSKQPFLWVVRPGMVRGSEWIESLPNGFEESVGERGCIVKWAPQTEVLAHAAVGGFWSHCGWNSTIESICEGVPMLCKPFFGDQHLNTSYICNVWKIGLELQNLERGNIERTIKRLMVDMEGNDIRKRAMDLKEKAAFCLVEEGSTSCSFNGLTKHISSASET, encoded by the exons ATGTTTCAAATAACTTGCCACACCAGAACATCCAAAGAAACAgggaaaaaaatggagaaacaACAGAAATCCAGTCATTTGGTGCTTGTTATGCTACCCTTTCAAGGCCACATGACTCCCATGCTCCAGCTAGCTAGTATCTTGCACTCAAAGGGCTTCTCAATCACTATAGTTCACCCTGAATTGAACTCTCCTAACCCTTCAAACCACCCCGAGTTCACCTTCGTATCCATACCAGATAAGCTCACGGAATCTCAACTCTCTGATAAAAATGTTACAGGTCTTGTGTGGAGTCTGAACAAAACCTGTCCAGTACCGTTACGGCAATGCCTCGAAAAGATCTTGCACTCTCATCACCATATTGCCGCACTCATCTATGATACACAAATGTATTGTGCTCAAACTATCGCCGACGATCTGGGGCTACCCGGGATAACTTTGCGTACAAGTGCTGCTACAACATTGCTATTATATCCCGTCTTTTCTCAACTTGATGAGGaag ATTTTATGTCTGAAATTAAATCGCCAGAGCTTCAAGCTCTTCATCTTCAACGCCTTCGGGGATTATTATCACAAAATCCAGCCAAAGAGATGATGGAAATAAGGGTTGAACTCACAAACGCGCTGAAGAGCTCATTAGCTATAATTGTGAACTCGATGGAATTTCTTGAACTAGAAGCACTGTCAAAGGTCAAACAATACTTCCCTGCTCCGATTATCACTATAGGACCATTACATAAATTAGCTCCAGCCATTTGCAGCTCATTATTTACTGAAGAAGATAAATGCATCTCTTGGCTTAACAAACAGGCTCCCAAATCTGTCATCTATGTGAGCCTTGGTAGCATGGCCAGCATTGATAGGCAAGAACTAATTGAGATAGCTTGGGGACTATCCAATAGTAAACAACCCTTCCTGTGGGTGGTTAGGCCTGGTATGGTTCGTGGCTCAGAATGGATTGAATCATTGCCAAATGGGTTTGAGGAGAGTGTGGGAGAAAGAGGTTGCATTGTGAAATGGGCACCTCAAACGGAAGTGCTGGCTCACGCTGCAGTGGGGGGATTTTGGAGCCACTGTGGATGGAATTCAACCATTGAGAGTATTTGTGAAGGGGTACCAATGCTATGCAAACCTTTCTTTGGAGACCAACACTTGAACACAAGCTACATCTGTAATGTCTGGAAAATAGGATTGGAATTGCAGAATCTGGAAAGAGGGAATATAGAAAGAACAATAAAAAGACTAATGGTGGATATGGAAGGAAACGATATCCGAAAGAGAGCTATGGATTTGAAGGAGAAAGCAGCTTTTTGTCTAGTGGAGGAGGGTTCTACAAGTTGTTCTTTCAATGGGTTAACAAAGCATATATCATCAGCTTCAGAGACATGA
- the LOC105791630 gene encoding UDP-glycosyltransferase 76E2 → MEMEKEHRSSHPRLVLVALPFQGHINPMLQLGSILHSKGFSITVLHTAFNSPIPSNYPEFGFVSIPDNLSEQLISADDLLPFISLLNLNCGVPFQECLAKMVQKQEVENEPSIACIVYDECMYFCDAVAKYVKLPSIVLRTTSASTYLSRNAILQLKAEGVLTSQGSTSQDLVPGLHPLRFKDLPVSKIGTPEIFLQFITNIYKTRTSSAIIWNTNDVLEQPSLQEIQKQCQVGIFPVGPLHEVAPASSSLIKEDNSCITWLEKQKQNTVLYVSLGSVASVDKKELGEMAWGLANSKQPFLWVIRPGSVDDQEWKKLSTEGFVEAVGENGCIVKWAPQKEVLAHGAVGGFWTHCGWNSTLESISKGVPMICKPCFGDQRVNARHVSQVWRIGIQLENMCERGEVERAIKRLMVDKEGKEMRQRAKNLKERIQLDIREGGSSYNYLNKLIELIMSF, encoded by the exons ATGGAGATGGAAAAGGAGCATAGGAGCAGCCATCCCCGGCTTGTATTAGTTGCATTACCATTCCAAGGCCACATAAATCCAATGCTTCAGCTTGGTTCCATTCTTCACTCTAAAGGCTTCTCCATCACAGTTCTTCACACGGCATTCAACTCCCCTATTCCCTCAAACTATCCTGAATTTGGGTTCGTATCAATACCTGATAACTTATCCGAGCAACTCATCTCTGCCGACGATTTACTACCTTTTATATCACTTCTTAACCTGAATTGTGGAGTTCCCTTCCAAGAATGCTTGGCCAAGATGGTACAAAAACAAGAGGTAGAAAATGAGCCAAGTATTGCCTGCATTGTCTATGATGAATGCATGTATTTCTGTGATGCAGTAGCCAAGTATGTGAAGCTTCCCAGTATAGTCTTGCGAACCACCAGTGCTTCAACATACCTTTCTCGAAATGCCATTCTCCAACTCAAAGCTGAAGGTGTTCTTACTTCACAAG GTTCAACATCGCAAGACTTGGTGCCTGGGCTTCATCCCCTCAGATTCAAGGATCTGCCTGTGTCCAAGATTGGAACACCAGAAATTTTCTTGCAGTTTATAACTAACATATACAAGACAAGAACATCTTCAGCAATTATCTGGAATACTAATGATGTCCTTGAACAGCCGTCATTGCAAGAGATTCAAAAACAATGCCAAGTTGGCATATTCCCAGTCGGTCCTTTGCACGAAGTAGCCCCTGCCTCAAGCAGCTTAATAAAAGAGGACAACAGCTGCATTACATGGCTTGAGAAGCAAAAACAGAACACAGTTCTATATGTAAGCTTGGGGAGTGTAGCATCTGTAGACAAGAAGGAGCTGGGTGAAATGGCTTGGGGTTTAGCCAATAGTAAGCAGCCATTCTTGTGGGTTATTAGACCAGGGTCAGTTGATGATCAGGAATGGAAAAAGTTGTCGACAGAGGGTTTTGTAGAAGCTGTTGGTGAAAATGGGTGTATTGTAAAATGGGCACCCCAGAAGGAGGTGTTAGCACATGGCGCCGTGGGAGGGTTTTGGACGCACTGCGGTTGGAATTCAACACTGGAAAGCATATCAAAAGGGGTTCCAATGATCTGCAAACCATGTTTTGGTGATCAAAGGGTCAATGCTCGGCATGTAAGTCAAGTGTGGAGAATCGGCATACAATTGGAGAATATGTGTGAAAGAGGAGAGGTAGAGAGAGCTATAAAGAGGTTAATGGTAGATAAAGAAGGGAAAGAGATGAGGCAGAGGGCTAAAAACTTGAAGGAGAGGATTCAACTCGATATCAGAGAAGGTGGTTCTTCCTACAATTACTTGAATAAGTTAATTGAGCTAATTATGTCATTCTGA